In one Parambassis ranga chromosome 6, fParRan2.1, whole genome shotgun sequence genomic region, the following are encoded:
- the LOC114437641 gene encoding carbohydrate sulfotransferase 1, with protein MECSWKTVLLLVCASLGVQYTAIRTLRDSLSGPCQGAYRCQTRHYKDSRWRALCDDSWVPIESPHKHILLFATTRSGSSFTGQLLNQHPGIFYVFEPLYHVQQAFTNSSSRLRRTLDRRALLGAYRDLLLNLYTCDLHFMENYIRPEPQEHITSSFFRRSSSHALCSPPVCLEGADAAASDLPDETWCPKKCGALNLTLASMSCLSKGHVAIKTVRVPEVGDLRTLTEDPRLDLRIIHLVRDPRAILASRMMAFSDQFRAWKIWNATGRQPRYVDLSQITSTCKDMMASVITGLQRPAWLHGRYLLVRYEDLAFNPKDKATEIYRFVGLEMEDRVQMWIAKNTNSNVSSEWNYRYSTTRDSRVTAESWRLRLSFDIVRTVQHLCNDTLAVLGYKQVHSAAELRNLSHSLVEHRTLQPVTW; from the exons ATGGAGTGCTCCTGGAAgacggtgctgctgctggtgtgtgcaTCTCTGGGGGTCCAGTACACGGCCATCCGAACCCTGAGGGACTCGCTGTCGGGGCCCTGTCAGGGAGCCTATCGCTGCCAGACAAGACACTACAAAG ACTCCAGGTGGAGAGCCTTGTGTGATGACAGTTGGGTGCCCATAGAGTCACCTCATAAGCACATCTTGCTGTTTGCCACTACACGCAGCGGCTCCTCCTTCACCGGGCAGCTCCTAAACCAGCATCCTGGGATCTTTTACGTGTTTGAACCCCTCTACCACGTCCAGCAGGCCTTCACCAactccagcagcaggctgcgTCGCACCTTGGACCGCCGGGCCCTACTGGGAGCTTACAGGGACCTCCTGCTCAATCTTTACACATGTGACCTTCATTTTATGGAGAATTACATCCGCCCCGAGCCCCAGGAACACATCACAAGCTCTTTCTTCCGCAGGAGCTCCAGCCAtgccctctgctctcctcctgtgtgcttGGAAGGTGCAGATGCTGCAGCCTCTGATCTCCCAGATGAAACCTGGTGTCCTAAGAAGTGTGGGGCCCTGAACCTTACTTTAGCCTCTATGTCATGTCTGTCTAAAGGACATGTGGCCATAAAGACTGTGCGGGTTCCTGAGGTAGGGGACCTGCGCACTCTGACAGAAGATCCACGCTTAGACCTCAGGATCATCCACCTGGTGAGGGACCCTAGAGCCATCCTCGCCTCACGCATGATGGCGTTTTCCGATCAGTTCCGTGCTTGGAAAATATGGAATGCGACAGGACGGCAGCCTCGATATGTGGACCTGTCGCAGATCACTAGCACCTGTAAGGACATGATGGCCTCTGTGATCACAGGCCTGCAGAGACCAGCATGGCTGCATGGACGCTACCTGCTGGTGCGCTATGAGGATTTGGCATTCAACCCAAAGGATAAAGCCACTGAGATCTACAGGTTTGTGGGGCTGGAGATGGAGGACAGGGTGCAGATGTGGATTGCAAAGAACACCAATAGTAATGTGTCATCTGAGTGGAACTACAGATACTCCACCACCAGAGACTCCAGAGTGACGGCAGAGAGCTGGAGGCTTCGTCTCAGCTTTGACATTGTGAGAACGGTCCAGCATCTGTGTAACGACACTCTGGCTGTGCTTGGTTATAAGCAGGTTCACTCCGCAGCTGAACTGCGAAACCTGTCACATAGTTTAGTAGAACACAGAACATTGCAACCGGTCACATGGTAG
- the bbs2 gene encoding BBSome complex member BBS2 isoform X2: protein MLVPIFTLKLNHKINPRMVTIGKFDGVHPCLTAATQAGKVFIHNPYTRGQRTVAHRLSQSTQDSDISLLNINQAVTCLTAGTLGPNTTGDTLLVGSQTNLLAYDVHDNADIFYREVTDGANAIVLGKLGDIPSPLAIIGGNCALQGFDYVGNDHFWTVTGDNVRSLVLCDFTGDGKNELLVGSEDFDIRVFKEDELVSEMTENETVTSLCYMHGSRFGYALANGTVGVYDRTARYWRIKSKNHAMSIHAFDLNADGVVELITGWSNGKIDARSDRTGEVIFKDNFSSSVAGVVEGDYRLDGQKQLICTSIEGEVRGYLPASKDLKGNLMDSSAEQDLIRELSQRRQNLLLELRNYEENAKGVPEVNSGMGVIPANTQLQTALSVKAATDDQKAHVELSISTPNETIIRAVLIFAEGIFEGESHVVHPSVQNLSGCIQVPIIPPKDVPVDLHIKAFVGGKTSTQFHVFEITRQLPRFSMYDVTFDSSAALPTGKVTFSINDRPQRVVMWLNQNFLLPEGVESPDVTFHSLRAGGLLSFKMASNGQIIIRTDDIDLAGDLVQSLASFLAIEDLSAEADFPTYFEDLRTTLTEVDEFHAVHQKLTAAMADHSNYIRNMLVQAEDARLMGDMMTMKKRYRELYDLNRDLINEYKIRSNNHNALLACLKSVNQAIQRAGRLRVGKPKNQVISACRDAIKSNNINALFRIMRAGTASS from the exons ATGTTGGTCCCCATATTTACGCTGAAGCTAAACCATAAAATTAACCCTCGCATGGTGACTATTGGGAAATTTGACGGAGTACACCCATGTCTTACAGCTGCCACACAAGCTGGAAAG GTTTTTATCCACAACCCTTACACTCGTGGTCAGAGAACTGTGGCTCATcgactgagccagagcacccaGGACTCTGACATTTCTCTGCTCAACATCAACCAGGCAGTCACTTGTTTGACTGCAGGAACACTGGGGCCAAATACCACTGGAGACACACTATTAGTGGGATCACAAACTAACCTGCTGGCCTATGATGTCCATGACAATGCTGATATATTTTATAGAGAG GTGACAGATGGGGCCAATGCCATTGTATTGGGGAAACTTGGGGACATCCCTTCTCCTCTTGCCATCATTGGAGGGAATTGTGCCTTGCAAGGATTTGACTATGTGGGCAATGACCACTTTTGGACA GTAACTGGAGATAATGTTAGGTCTCTGGTGCTCTGTGACTTCACTGGGGATGGTAAAAATGAG CTTCTGGTAGGATCTGAGGACTTTGACATTCGAGTATTCAAAGAGGACGAACTTGTGTCAGAAATGACTGAAAATGAG ACAGTCACATCATTGTGCTATATGCATGGAAGCAGGTTTGGCTATGCCCTGGCCAATGGTACTGTGGGAGTCTATGACCGCACTGCTCGCTACTGGAGGATCAAG tccAAGAATCATGCAATGAGCATCCATGCCTTTGACTTAAATGCTGATGGTGTTGTGGAGCTTATTACTGGATGGTCCAATGGGAAG ATCGATGCTCGAAGCGACCGCACGGGTGAGGTTATTTTTAAAGATAATTTCTCCTCTTCTGTGGCTGGAGTGGTGGAGGGAGATTACAGGTTGGATGGACAGAAACAACTCATCTGCACCTCCATAGAGGGAGAGG TTCGTGGTTACCTGCCAGCTAGTAAGGACCTAAAAGGCAATCTCATGGATTCCAGTGCTGAACAGGACCTCATCCGAGAGCTTAGCCAACGAAGACAGAATCTTCTGCTCGAGTTACGCAACTATGAGGAGAATGCTAAG GGGGTGCCAGAGGTGAACAGTGGCATGGGTGTCATACCAGCGAACACTCAGCTTCAAACAGCACTGTCAGTAAAAGCTGCTACAGATGACCAGAAGGCACATGTGGAGCTCAGCATTTCAACACCAAATG AGACCATTATCCGTGCAGTGCTCATCTTTGCAGAGGGGATATTTGAGGGTGAGAGTCATGTTGTTCACCCCAGTGTCCAGAACTTGTCGGGCTGCATCCAAGTGCCCATCATTCCCCCTAAAGACGTACCAGTGGATCTGCACATAAAAGCCTTTGTTGGAGGAAAAACCAG CACCCAGTTCCATGTGTTTGAAATCACTCGTCAGCTGCCTCGTTTCTCTATGTATGACGTCACATTTGACTCCTCAGCTGCTCTGCCCACAGGAAAAGTTACCTTTAGCATCAATGACAGACCACAGAGG GTGGTGATGTGGCTGAATCAGAACTTCTTGCTTCCAGAAGGAGTGGAGAGTCCTGATGTCACCTTTCATTCATTAAGAGCAGGTGGACTATTGTCCTTTAAAATGGCCAGTAATGGACAG ATCATCATCAGAACTGATGACATCGACCTAGCAGGAGACCTGGTCCAGTCACTAGCCTCCTTCCTGGCTATAGAGGACTTGTCAGCAGAAGCAGACTTCCCCACATACTTTGAGGATCTACGCACTACACTCACTGAG GTGGATGAGTTCCACGCAGTCCACCAGAAGTTAACTGCAGCTATGGCTGACCACTCTAACTACATCAGGAACATGCTGGTGCAAGCGGAAGATGCTCGCCTTATGGGTGACAT GATGACTATGAAGAAGCGTTACAGGGAGCTGTATGATCTAAACAGAGATCTTATCAATGAATACAAGATCCGCTCTAACAATCACAATGCACTTCTGGCCTGTCTCAAGTCTGTAAACCAGGCCATTCAGCGGGCCGGGAGACTACGAG
- the bbs2 gene encoding BBSome complex member BBS2 isoform X1, whose amino-acid sequence MLVPIFTLKLNHKINPRMVTIGKFDGVHPCLTAATQAGKVFIHNPYTRGQRTVAHRLSQSTQDSDISLLNINQAVTCLTAGTLGPNTTGDTLLVGSQTNLLAYDVHDNADIFYREVTDGANAIVLGKLGDIPSPLAIIGGNCALQGFDYVGNDHFWTVTGDNVRSLVLCDFTGDGKNELLVGSEDFDIRVFKEDELVSEMTENETVTSLCYMHGSRFGYALANGTVGVYDRTARYWRIKSKNHAMSIHAFDLNADGVVELITGWSNGKIDARSDRTGEVIFKDNFSSSVAGVVEGDYRLDGQKQLICTSIEGEVRGYLPASKDLKGNLMDSSAEQDLIRELSQRRQNLLLELRNYEENAKGVPEVNSGMGVIPANTQLQTALSVKAATDDQKAHVELSISTPNETIIRAVLIFAEGIFEGESHVVHPSVQNLSGCIQVPIIPPKDVPVDLHIKAFVGGKTRYISTQFHVFEITRQLPRFSMYDVTFDSSAALPTGKVTFSINDRPQRVVMWLNQNFLLPEGVESPDVTFHSLRAGGLLSFKMASNGQIIIRTDDIDLAGDLVQSLASFLAIEDLSAEADFPTYFEDLRTTLTEVDEFHAVHQKLTAAMADHSNYIRNMLVQAEDARLMGDMMTMKKRYRELYDLNRDLINEYKIRSNNHNALLACLKSVNQAIQRAGRLRVGKPKNQVISACRDAIKSNNINALFRIMRAGTASS is encoded by the exons ATGTTGGTCCCCATATTTACGCTGAAGCTAAACCATAAAATTAACCCTCGCATGGTGACTATTGGGAAATTTGACGGAGTACACCCATGTCTTACAGCTGCCACACAAGCTGGAAAG GTTTTTATCCACAACCCTTACACTCGTGGTCAGAGAACTGTGGCTCATcgactgagccagagcacccaGGACTCTGACATTTCTCTGCTCAACATCAACCAGGCAGTCACTTGTTTGACTGCAGGAACACTGGGGCCAAATACCACTGGAGACACACTATTAGTGGGATCACAAACTAACCTGCTGGCCTATGATGTCCATGACAATGCTGATATATTTTATAGAGAG GTGACAGATGGGGCCAATGCCATTGTATTGGGGAAACTTGGGGACATCCCTTCTCCTCTTGCCATCATTGGAGGGAATTGTGCCTTGCAAGGATTTGACTATGTGGGCAATGACCACTTTTGGACA GTAACTGGAGATAATGTTAGGTCTCTGGTGCTCTGTGACTTCACTGGGGATGGTAAAAATGAG CTTCTGGTAGGATCTGAGGACTTTGACATTCGAGTATTCAAAGAGGACGAACTTGTGTCAGAAATGACTGAAAATGAG ACAGTCACATCATTGTGCTATATGCATGGAAGCAGGTTTGGCTATGCCCTGGCCAATGGTACTGTGGGAGTCTATGACCGCACTGCTCGCTACTGGAGGATCAAG tccAAGAATCATGCAATGAGCATCCATGCCTTTGACTTAAATGCTGATGGTGTTGTGGAGCTTATTACTGGATGGTCCAATGGGAAG ATCGATGCTCGAAGCGACCGCACGGGTGAGGTTATTTTTAAAGATAATTTCTCCTCTTCTGTGGCTGGAGTGGTGGAGGGAGATTACAGGTTGGATGGACAGAAACAACTCATCTGCACCTCCATAGAGGGAGAGG TTCGTGGTTACCTGCCAGCTAGTAAGGACCTAAAAGGCAATCTCATGGATTCCAGTGCTGAACAGGACCTCATCCGAGAGCTTAGCCAACGAAGACAGAATCTTCTGCTCGAGTTACGCAACTATGAGGAGAATGCTAAG GGGGTGCCAGAGGTGAACAGTGGCATGGGTGTCATACCAGCGAACACTCAGCTTCAAACAGCACTGTCAGTAAAAGCTGCTACAGATGACCAGAAGGCACATGTGGAGCTCAGCATTTCAACACCAAATG AGACCATTATCCGTGCAGTGCTCATCTTTGCAGAGGGGATATTTGAGGGTGAGAGTCATGTTGTTCACCCCAGTGTCCAGAACTTGTCGGGCTGCATCCAAGTGCCCATCATTCCCCCTAAAGACGTACCAGTGGATCTGCACATAAAAGCCTTTGTTGGAGGAAAAACCAGGTATATTAG CACCCAGTTCCATGTGTTTGAAATCACTCGTCAGCTGCCTCGTTTCTCTATGTATGACGTCACATTTGACTCCTCAGCTGCTCTGCCCACAGGAAAAGTTACCTTTAGCATCAATGACAGACCACAGAGG GTGGTGATGTGGCTGAATCAGAACTTCTTGCTTCCAGAAGGAGTGGAGAGTCCTGATGTCACCTTTCATTCATTAAGAGCAGGTGGACTATTGTCCTTTAAAATGGCCAGTAATGGACAG ATCATCATCAGAACTGATGACATCGACCTAGCAGGAGACCTGGTCCAGTCACTAGCCTCCTTCCTGGCTATAGAGGACTTGTCAGCAGAAGCAGACTTCCCCACATACTTTGAGGATCTACGCACTACACTCACTGAG GTGGATGAGTTCCACGCAGTCCACCAGAAGTTAACTGCAGCTATGGCTGACCACTCTAACTACATCAGGAACATGCTGGTGCAAGCGGAAGATGCTCGCCTTATGGGTGACAT GATGACTATGAAGAAGCGTTACAGGGAGCTGTATGATCTAAACAGAGATCTTATCAATGAATACAAGATCCGCTCTAACAATCACAATGCACTTCTGGCCTGTCTCAAGTCTGTAAACCAGGCCATTCAGCGGGCCGGGAGACTACGAG
- the mterf2 gene encoding transcription termination factor 2, mitochondrial encodes MLRIIATSLCLRCQRAPALPLNLRPCATLHSEENQQTVEALYDLSVDIQKVRKLKGWVLHQSPAYTKEVADLLMDMGASGPIIARILAVHPEAVLCNPEKIQAQKELWMSVCPSQRELVGIIEKFPASFFTSSSHHDNQRNNIAYFQSLNLNKRIITKLMASAPQSFSRPIEQNELMVRTLQEAYRELGGEEANMKVWLQKLLSQNPFVLLKPPEVLRQNLLFLRDKGFSTAELLRLLSNLRGFVTELNPDNMHRTLTYSQEAIGCSEAELRDIVLRCPALLYYPESILAERFKGLLSAGIRMSLITATPTVMELTTQIVNYRIQRLKTLGYDVRTGSLEVLNGTKKDFETSCGKLQLRRERPLFNPVAPLRGDD; translated from the coding sequence ATGTTGCGCATCATCGCAACATCTCTGTGCCTCCGCTGCCAGCGTGCCCCTGCTCTACCTCTAAACCTCAGGCCATGTGCAACTCTGCACTCAGAAGAGAACCAGCAGACCGTGGAGGCTCTTTATGATCTCTCCGTGGACATCCAGAAGGTCCGGAAACTCAAGGGCTGGGTGCTGCATCAGAGTCCAGCCTACACTAAAGAGGTAGCTGACCTGCTGATGGACATGGGAGCCTCGGGCCCCATTATCGCTCGGATCCTAGCAGTCCATCCTGAGGCTGTCCTTTGTAATCCGGAGAAGATACAGGCTCAGAAGGAGCTGtggatgtctgtgtgtccaAGCCAGAGAGAGTTGGTCGGTATCATCGAAAAATTCCCAGCTTCCTTCTTCACCTCTTCCAGCCACCATGACAACCAGCGGAACAACATTGCTTATTTTCAGAGTTTAAACCTTAACAAGCGAATCATCACCAAACTCATGGCCAGCGCTCCCCAGAGTTTCAGCCGGCCCATAGAGCAGAATGAGCTGATGGTGAGAACCCTCCAGGAGGCCTACCGGGAGCTTGGAGGGGAGGAGGCCAACATGAAAGTATGGCTCCAAAAGCTGCTTAGTCAGAACCCGTTTGTTCTTCTCAAGCCTCCTGAGGTGCTGAGGCAGAACCTGCTGTTCCTGAGAGACAAGGGCTTCAGCACAGCTGAGCTACTTCGTCTTCTCTCCAATCTTAGGGGCTTCGTCACTGAGCTGAACCCAGACAACATGCATCGTACCCTGACTTACTCCCAGGAAGCCATTGGCTGCTCTGAGGCTGAGCTGCGGGACATCGTCCTGAGGTGTCCAGCTCTGCTTTACTACCCTGAATCCATTCTGGCTGAGCGCTTTAAGGGTCTCCTCAGCGCTGGAATCCGCATGTCTCTGATCACAGCGACTCCGACCGTCATGGAGCTGACCACGCAGATAGTGAACTATCGCATTCAGCGACTCAAGACACTGGGTTATGATGTAAGGACAGGTAGTCTGGAGGTCCTAAATGGCACTAAGAAGGACTTTGAGACTAGCTGTGGGAAGCTACAACTCCGCAGAGAGAGACCACTTTTTAACCCTGTCGCCCCTTTAAGAGGAGATGACTGA